The proteins below are encoded in one region of Microbacterium pygmaeum:
- a CDS encoding LbetaH domain-containing protein — MGKNYVDIENDRGELLRYRKHTNGRGLIAHGAKVHPSAIIEAGAYVEPGVQIAAGAHVGRGVWVEADAVIGPEADIAPHAHIGSGAAIGAGAKIGVRTHVGTGARVAVGSLIGDDETIGDGERVATDRRGLRLAA, encoded by the coding sequence GTGGGTAAGAACTACGTCGATATCGAGAACGACCGTGGCGAGCTGCTGCGCTATCGCAAGCACACGAACGGTCGGGGGTTGATCGCGCACGGCGCGAAGGTTCACCCGAGCGCGATCATCGAGGCGGGCGCCTACGTGGAGCCCGGAGTTCAGATCGCCGCCGGTGCACACGTCGGTCGCGGCGTGTGGGTCGAGGCGGATGCCGTGATCGGCCCCGAGGCCGACATCGCGCCGCACGCGCACATCGGCTCTGGCGCAGCCATCGGCGCCGGGGCGAAGATCGGCGTGCGTACGCACGTGGGTACCGGAGCACGTGTCGCCGTGGGTTCGCTCATCGGTGACGACGAGACGATCGGCGACGGCGAACGCGTCGCCACCGACCGTCGCGGGCTCCGACTGGCCGCCTGA
- a CDS encoding PspC domain-containing protein, with protein sequence MSRLERPRRQRLVAGVCSALAARYDTSVTALRIVMVLGAVFFGLSFWIYLALWILIPAEG encoded by the coding sequence ATGAGCAGACTCGAGCGCCCTCGCCGGCAGCGGCTCGTCGCCGGGGTCTGCAGCGCCCTGGCGGCGCGGTACGACACGAGCGTCACCGCACTGCGGATCGTCATGGTCCTCGGCGCGGTGTTCTTCGGGCTGTCGTTCTGGATCTACCTCGCGCTGTGGATCCTCATCCCGGCGGAGGGCTGA
- a CDS encoding ABC-F family ATP-binding cassette domain-containing protein: MPALSAAPAIVLDRVFFTWPDGTSALSGVSGSFGAGRTGLVGRNGSGKSTLLRLIAGEHEPTSGSVSRSGDVAYLPQRLTLEVDRPVAELLGVAGTLGALRTIESGDVDPRHFDAVGNEWDIEARAHAALAEAGLEPGMLDRSVGELSGGEAVLTAIAGIRLRGAPLTLLDEPTNNLDRDARARLGEMVRGWRGTLVVVSHDTSLLELMDDTAELYDDELSVFGGPYSQWREWLDAEQEAARQAERTAAQSVRREKRQRIEAETTIAHRQAMGRKAEVEKRVPKIIANARKREAQVSAGRLRGEKSDREATARAALDLAERRVRDDDTIRIDLPDPGVPSGRRIARIGDDEHSWIVQGPERVAIVGANGVGKTTLLERMVGTGFGDAACHNSASLEGGALHDPDITGLAANAAESRRSRVTAELLTDRVGYLPQRVDGLDEGASVLENVRAAASAVPDRELRNRLARFLIRGDAVDRPVATLSGGERFRVALARLLLADPPPQLLVMDEPTNNLDLDTATQLVEALSAYRGAVLIVSHDQGFLDRVGIDLTLELGADGTFAEL; the protein is encoded by the coding sequence ATGCCTGCTCTCTCTGCTGCACCCGCGATCGTGCTGGATCGCGTCTTCTTCACCTGGCCGGACGGCACGTCGGCCCTCTCCGGCGTCTCCGGATCGTTCGGCGCGGGGCGCACCGGCCTGGTCGGGCGCAACGGCTCGGGCAAGTCCACGCTGCTTCGCCTGATCGCCGGTGAGCACGAGCCGACCTCCGGCTCGGTGTCGCGATCCGGCGATGTCGCGTACCTCCCGCAACGCCTCACGCTGGAGGTCGACCGTCCGGTCGCCGAGCTGCTCGGGGTCGCCGGAACCCTCGGCGCGCTGCGCACGATCGAGTCGGGCGATGTCGACCCGCGGCACTTCGATGCCGTCGGCAACGAGTGGGACATCGAGGCGCGCGCCCACGCCGCGCTGGCCGAGGCCGGCCTCGAACCGGGGATGCTCGACCGGTCGGTGGGCGAGTTGTCCGGCGGCGAAGCCGTGCTGACGGCGATCGCCGGCATCCGGCTGCGCGGTGCGCCGCTGACGCTCCTGGACGAACCGACGAACAACCTCGACCGCGATGCACGTGCGCGCCTGGGCGAGATGGTCCGCGGCTGGCGTGGGACGCTCGTCGTCGTCAGCCATGACACGTCGCTGCTCGAACTGATGGATGACACCGCCGAGCTCTACGACGACGAGCTCTCCGTGTTCGGCGGGCCGTACTCGCAGTGGCGGGAATGGCTGGACGCCGAACAGGAGGCAGCACGCCAGGCCGAACGGACGGCGGCGCAGAGCGTTCGGCGCGAGAAGCGGCAGCGGATCGAGGCCGAGACCACCATCGCCCACCGTCAGGCGATGGGCCGCAAGGCCGAGGTCGAGAAGCGCGTGCCGAAGATCATCGCGAACGCCCGCAAGCGCGAAGCGCAGGTGTCGGCCGGGCGGCTCCGCGGCGAGAAGTCCGACCGCGAGGCGACGGCACGTGCGGCGCTGGACCTCGCCGAGCGCCGCGTCCGCGACGACGACACGATCCGCATCGACCTGCCGGATCCCGGCGTGCCCTCGGGGCGCCGGATCGCGCGCATCGGTGACGACGAGCATTCCTGGATCGTGCAGGGGCCGGAGCGCGTCGCGATCGTCGGCGCGAACGGCGTCGGCAAGACGACGCTGCTGGAGCGGATGGTCGGGACGGGATTCGGCGATGCGGCGTGCCACAACTCCGCCTCGCTCGAGGGCGGCGCACTGCACGACCCCGATATCACGGGCCTCGCGGCGAACGCGGCGGAATCGAGGCGGAGTCGTGTCACAGCCGAGCTGCTGACCGACCGCGTCGGCTACCTGCCGCAGCGCGTGGACGGCCTGGATGAGGGCGCCTCGGTGCTCGAGAACGTGCGGGCCGCGGCATCCGCCGTCCCCGACCGTGAGCTGCGCAATCGGCTGGCGCGCTTCCTGATCCGGGGGGATGCCGTGGACCGGCCCGTCGCGACCCTGTCCGGCGGCGAGCGGTTCCGTGTCGCGCTGGCGCGCCTGCTCCTGGCCGACCCGCCGCCGCAGCTGCTGGTCATGGACGAGCCGACGAACAACCTCGACCTCGACACTGCGACGCAGCTGGTGGAGGCGCTGTCGGCATACCGGGGAGCCGTGCTGATCGTGAGCCACGATCAGGGCTTCCTGGATCGGGTGGGCATCGACCTCACGCTCGAGCTGGGCGCCGACGGGACGTTCGCCGAGCTGTGA
- a CDS encoding ATP-dependent helicase — translation MSNVLERFSPATQDWFRGAFPQPTTAQIGAWEAISHGKHALVVAPTGSGKTLSAFLWAIDRVFREKDATPPPAPIASGRRKKAVAPETPPTRILYISPLKALGVDVERNLRSPLVGIGQSGRRLGLPVPEVTVGVRSGDTTSSDRRKLVSAPPDILITTPESLYLMLTSQAGETLKGVHTVIVDEVHAVAATKRGAHLAVSLERLDALLEQPAQRIGLSATVRPIDEVARFLGGSAPVEIVAPRSTKAFDLTVVVPVDDMLNPPPPPGEAVPDAANDAPVVDEDWFADGSSPKRAEPSEVTGSLWPHVEEAIVDRILQHRSTIVFSNSRRLAERLTGRLNEIYSDRMGLELPDAKIPAAMMAQAGISSGADPVLAKAHHGSVSKEQRAQVEEELKSGILRCVVATSSLELGIDMGAVDLVIQVEAPPSAASGLQRIGRAGHQVGEVSRAALFPKHRGDVLHTAIVTERMLAGQIESINVPQNPLDILAQQTVAACALGPIDVEGWFETVRRSAPFRTLPRSAYEATLDLLAGRFPSDEFAELRPRLVWDRDAGTLTGRPGAQRIAVTSGGTIPDRGLFGVFIAGESQNARVGELDEEMVYESRVNDVFTLGTTSWRIVEITHDRVNVLPAFGQPGKVPFWHGDGIGRPAELGEALGKFSREVSTASPDKAQERLRDAGLDTNAAGNLMAYLTEQREATGTLPTDRTLTVERSRDEVGDWRVILHSPYGMKVHAPWALAVNARIRERLGVEGSAVASDDGIIARVPDATAEPPGAELFVFDPDELDQIVTVEVGGSALFASRFRECAARALLLPRFNPNRRSPLWQQRQRSAQLLEVARRYPTFPIILETLREVLQDVYDVPALLRIVRSIGDRSIRLVETTTSQPSPFARDLLFGYVGAFMYEGDSPLAERRAAALSVDPALLSELLGKVEMRELLDPDVIAQFEREVQRLDPERRVRGVEGVADLLRLLGPVDATEVADRLEIPAGTSLADAVTEASAALTSLVEARRAIPVTVAGTPRIAAIEDAGRLRDALGVALPVGIPNAFLEPLPDPLGDLVARFARTHGPFTTDAVATRYGIGTAVARLTLQRLESQGRLSSGFFLPVSPGVGATRDETEWCDTEVLRRLRMRSLAAIRGSVEPVPPEAFARFLPVWQHVTRPLEGIDGVAAVIEQLAGVPIPASAWESLVLPGRVRDYTPAMLDELTATGEVIWSGHGSLPGRDGWVALHPVDTAPFTLPPPEDGTAPGSLEAQLLEALSGGGAYFAAQLRQTTGAANEQSVVEALWNLTWAGRITNDTFAPIRSLLGGGSQAHRVTRKTPRARMYRGASIARTTAASPPPRPAAIGGRWSLLPALEDDPAVRATAAASLLLDRYGVVTRGSVQSEGLPGGFAQAYRVLAGFEEAGHCRRGYVIEKLGAAQFAASATVDRLREFAGLPEPAPNTAVTLAATDPANPYGAALGWPALEGVTHRPGRKAGGLVVLVDGALTLYLERGGKSALAFSDDEEQLGAASRSLASTARARRLDTLTIEQVNGAFVYGSAVGRTLRDAGFVESPRGLTLRRQTGAASGDAEREAARA, via the coding sequence ATGAGCAACGTGCTCGAGCGGTTCAGCCCTGCCACGCAGGACTGGTTCCGTGGCGCGTTCCCGCAGCCGACCACCGCGCAGATCGGGGCGTGGGAGGCGATCTCGCACGGCAAGCACGCACTGGTGGTCGCCCCGACGGGTTCCGGAAAGACCCTGTCCGCGTTCCTCTGGGCCATCGACCGGGTCTTCCGTGAGAAGGATGCCACGCCACCGCCAGCCCCGATCGCGTCGGGGCGCCGGAAGAAGGCGGTCGCCCCCGAGACGCCGCCCACACGCATCCTGTACATCTCGCCGCTGAAGGCGCTCGGCGTCGATGTGGAACGCAACCTCCGCTCCCCGCTGGTCGGGATCGGTCAGTCCGGCCGCCGCCTGGGCCTGCCCGTTCCCGAGGTGACGGTGGGCGTCCGTTCGGGCGACACGACCTCCAGCGACCGGCGCAAGCTGGTGTCGGCTCCCCCGGACATCCTGATCACCACTCCCGAGTCCCTCTACCTGATGCTCACCAGCCAGGCCGGCGAGACGCTGAAGGGCGTCCACACCGTCATCGTCGACGAAGTGCACGCGGTGGCGGCCACCAAGCGCGGGGCGCATCTCGCGGTGAGCCTGGAGCGCCTCGACGCCCTCCTCGAGCAGCCGGCGCAGCGCATCGGCCTGTCCGCGACGGTCCGCCCGATCGACGAGGTGGCACGCTTCCTCGGCGGCTCGGCTCCGGTGGAGATCGTCGCGCCCCGCTCCACCAAAGCGTTCGATCTGACCGTCGTGGTGCCGGTCGACGACATGCTCAATCCGCCCCCTCCGCCGGGAGAAGCTGTTCCGGACGCCGCGAACGACGCGCCGGTCGTGGACGAGGACTGGTTCGCCGACGGGTCGTCCCCGAAGCGAGCGGAGCCGAGCGAGGTCACCGGGTCGCTGTGGCCGCACGTCGAAGAGGCGATCGTCGACCGCATCCTGCAGCACCGCTCCACGATCGTCTTCTCCAATTCCCGGCGCCTGGCCGAACGGCTGACGGGCCGGCTCAACGAGATCTACTCGGACCGGATGGGGCTCGAGCTGCCGGACGCGAAGATCCCCGCGGCCATGATGGCCCAGGCCGGTATCTCCTCCGGTGCGGATCCGGTGCTCGCCAAGGCGCACCACGGCTCGGTGTCCAAGGAGCAGCGCGCGCAGGTCGAGGAGGAGCTGAAGTCCGGCATCCTGCGCTGCGTCGTGGCCACGAGCAGCCTCGAGCTGGGCATCGACATGGGCGCGGTCGACCTCGTGATCCAGGTCGAGGCGCCGCCGAGCGCGGCCAGTGGTCTGCAGCGCATCGGGCGCGCGGGCCACCAGGTCGGCGAGGTCAGTCGCGCGGCCCTCTTCCCGAAGCACCGCGGCGACGTGCTGCACACCGCGATCGTGACGGAGCGGATGCTGGCAGGACAGATCGAGTCGATCAACGTCCCGCAGAATCCGCTCGACATCCTCGCCCAGCAGACGGTCGCCGCGTGCGCACTGGGTCCGATCGATGTCGAGGGCTGGTTCGAGACCGTCCGCCGCAGCGCGCCGTTCCGCACCCTGCCGCGCAGCGCTTACGAGGCGACGCTCGACCTGCTGGCCGGACGCTTCCCCTCCGATGAGTTCGCCGAACTGCGTCCTCGGCTCGTGTGGGATCGCGACGCGGGCACGCTGACCGGGCGCCCGGGCGCGCAGCGCATCGCCGTCACGAGCGGCGGGACGATCCCGGATCGCGGCCTGTTCGGGGTCTTCATCGCCGGCGAGAGCCAGAACGCCCGCGTCGGCGAACTCGACGAGGAGATGGTCTACGAGTCGCGCGTCAACGACGTGTTCACCCTCGGCACCACCAGCTGGCGGATCGTGGAGATCACGCACGACCGGGTGAACGTGCTGCCCGCGTTCGGCCAGCCGGGCAAGGTCCCGTTCTGGCACGGCGACGGCATCGGCCGGCCGGCTGAACTCGGCGAAGCGCTCGGGAAGTTCTCCCGAGAGGTGTCGACCGCGTCGCCGGACAAGGCGCAGGAGCGACTGCGCGACGCCGGACTCGACACGAACGCGGCCGGCAACCTGATGGCGTACCTCACCGAGCAGCGCGAAGCCACCGGCACGCTCCCCACCGACCGCACGCTCACCGTGGAGCGCAGCCGCGACGAGGTCGGCGACTGGCGCGTCATCCTCCATTCCCCGTACGGCATGAAGGTCCACGCGCCCTGGGCGCTTGCGGTGAACGCCCGTATCCGCGAACGGCTCGGGGTCGAAGGGTCCGCCGTCGCCAGCGACGACGGGATCATCGCGAGGGTGCCGGATGCCACGGCGGAGCCGCCCGGTGCCGAGCTGTTCGTCTTCGATCCGGACGAGCTCGACCAGATCGTCACCGTGGAGGTCGGCGGCTCGGCTCTGTTCGCCTCGAGGTTCCGCGAGTGCGCGGCCCGGGCGCTGCTGCTGCCGCGGTTCAACCCGAACCGGCGCAGCCCGCTGTGGCAGCAGCGTCAGCGCTCCGCCCAGCTGCTGGAGGTCGCCCGCCGCTACCCGACGTTCCCGATCATCCTCGAGACGCTGCGCGAGGTGCTGCAGGACGTGTACGACGTGCCGGCGCTGCTGCGGATCGTGCGCAGCATCGGCGATCGCAGCATCCGCCTCGTCGAGACGACGACCTCGCAGCCCTCGCCCTTCGCCCGCGACCTCCTGTTCGGATATGTCGGCGCGTTCATGTACGAGGGCGACTCCCCGCTGGCCGAGCGTCGCGCGGCTGCCCTGTCGGTCGACCCCGCGCTGCTGTCCGAGCTGCTCGGCAAGGTCGAGATGCGCGAACTGCTCGATCCCGATGTGATCGCCCAGTTCGAGCGCGAGGTGCAGCGTCTCGATCCGGAGCGGCGCGTCCGCGGCGTCGAGGGCGTCGCCGATCTGCTGCGCCTTCTCGGACCAGTGGATGCGACCGAAGTCGCCGATCGGCTCGAGATCCCCGCCGGGACCAGCCTCGCGGACGCGGTGACCGAGGCGTCGGCTGCGCTGACGAGCCTGGTCGAGGCTCGGCGGGCGATTCCGGTGACCGTCGCGGGCACCCCGCGGATCGCCGCGATCGAGGACGCCGGGCGCCTGCGCGACGCGCTCGGCGTGGCGCTGCCGGTCGGCATCCCGAACGCCTTCCTGGAGCCGTTGCCTGACCCCCTCGGCGATCTCGTCGCTCGCTTCGCCCGAACGCACGGCCCGTTCACGACGGACGCCGTGGCGACGCGATACGGAATCGGCACCGCCGTCGCGCGGCTGACGCTGCAGCGGCTGGAGAGCCAGGGGCGCCTCTCCAGCGGCTTCTTCCTGCCGGTCTCCCCCGGTGTCGGCGCGACGCGGGATGAGACCGAGTGGTGCGACACCGAGGTGCTGCGGCGCCTGCGGATGCGTTCGCTGGCCGCCATCCGCGGCAGCGTGGAGCCGGTCCCTCCCGAGGCGTTCGCCCGGTTCCTTCCGGTCTGGCAGCACGTCACCCGTCCACTCGAAGGCATCGACGGCGTCGCGGCGGTGATCGAGCAGCTGGCGGGCGTCCCGATTCCGGCCAGCGCCTGGGAGTCCCTCGTGCTGCCTGGCCGCGTCCGCGATTACACGCCGGCGATGCTTGACGAGCTGACGGCGACGGGCGAGGTGATCTGGTCCGGCCACGGTTCGCTGCCCGGGCGGGACGGGTGGGTCGCGCTTCACCCCGTCGACACGGCTCCGTTCACCCTGCCGCCGCCCGAGGACGGGACTGCGCCGGGCAGTCTCGAAGCCCAGCTGCTGGAGGCGCTGAGCGGCGGCGGCGCGTACTTCGCTGCGCAGCTGCGTCAGACGACGGGTGCGGCGAACGAGCAGTCGGTTGTGGAGGCCCTCTGGAACCTGACCTGGGCGGGACGCATCACGAACGACACGTTCGCGCCGATCCGGTCGCTGCTGGGCGGCGGCTCGCAGGCGCACCGGGTGACGCGGAAGACGCCGCGGGCCCGCATGTACCGCGGCGCGTCGATCGCGCGGACGACCGCTGCCTCACCGCCGCCCCGGCCGGCCGCCATCGGCGGCCGCTGGTCGCTGCTGCCGGCCCTCGAAGACGATCCCGCTGTGCGCGCCACGGCCGCGGCCAGCCTGCTGCTGGACCGCTACGGCGTGGTCACGCGCGGGTCGGTGCAGTCCGAGGGGCTTCCGGGCGGCTTCGCGCAGGCGTACCGGGTCCTGGCCGGCTTCGAGGAGGCAGGACACTGCCGCCGCGGCTACGTCATCGAGAAGCTCGGGGCCGCGCAGTTCGCGGCATCCGCCACCGTCGACCGCCTGCGCGAGTTCGCCGGCCTTCCCGAGCCCGCACCGAACACCGCGGTCACGCTCGCCGCGACCGACCCGGCGAATCCCTACGGCGCGGCACTCGGGTGGCCGGCACTGGAGGGGGTGACCCACCGGCCGGGACGCAAGGCCGGCGGGCTCGTCGTGCTCGTCGACGGAGCGCTGACCCTGTACCTCGAGCGGGGCGGCAAGTCCGCGCTGGCCTTCAGCGACGACGAGGAGCAGCTGGGCGCGGCATCGCGCTCTCTGGCCTCCACCGCGCGGGCACGTCGGCTCGACACGCTCACGATCGAGCAGGTGAACGGCGCGTTCGTCTACGGCAGCGCCGTCGGTCGCACCCTGCGCGACGCCGGATTCGTCGAGTCGCCTCGCGGGCTGACGCTGCGCCGCCAGACCGGCGCGGCCTCCGGAGATGCCGAGCGCGAGGCGGCGCGTGCCTGA
- a CDS encoding DNA-formamidopyrimidine glycosylase family protein, whose protein sequence is MPEGDTVYRTAKRLNDALAGAVVTRFELRVPQAAVLDLSGETVHDVVSRGKHLLHHIDGYTLHSHLKMEGAWHVYRRGSRWQAPAFKARAVIGATAPDGTEWETVGFDLADIKVVRTVDEDTIVGHLGPDPLSADWDAAEATRRLGADERPVHVALLDQRNVAGFGNEFVNEILFVRGILPTTPANEIDAAAAIDVGARMLLANRDRSGRTFTGDARAGRSTWVYGREGRACRRCGAIIRAGSLGADATRERNTFWCPNCQR, encoded by the coding sequence GTGCCTGAGGGTGACACGGTCTATCGCACGGCGAAGCGGCTGAACGACGCGCTCGCCGGCGCGGTCGTCACCCGGTTCGAGCTGCGCGTGCCGCAGGCGGCGGTGCTCGACCTGAGCGGTGAGACGGTCCACGATGTCGTCTCCCGCGGAAAGCATCTGCTGCATCACATCGACGGGTACACGCTGCACTCGCACCTCAAGATGGAGGGCGCCTGGCACGTCTACCGGCGCGGATCGCGCTGGCAGGCTCCGGCGTTCAAGGCCCGCGCGGTCATCGGCGCGACGGCGCCCGACGGTACCGAGTGGGAGACGGTCGGGTTCGACCTCGCCGACATCAAGGTGGTCCGCACCGTCGACGAGGACACCATCGTCGGCCACCTGGGCCCCGACCCACTGTCGGCGGACTGGGACGCCGCTGAGGCCACCCGGCGACTGGGCGCAGACGAACGACCGGTCCATGTCGCACTCCTGGACCAGCGCAACGTCGCCGGCTTCGGCAACGAGTTCGTCAACGAGATCCTGTTCGTGCGCGGCATCCTCCCCACGACACCCGCGAACGAGATCGATGCTGCCGCCGCGATCGATGTCGGAGCACGGATGCTGCTGGCCAACCGCGACCGGTCGGGACGCACCTTCACCGGCGATGCCCGCGCGGGGCGCTCGACCTGGGTGTACGGGCGCGAGGGGCGTGCGTGCCGACGCTGCGGGGCGATCATCCGGGCCGGATCACTGGGCGCCGATGCCACGAGGGAGCGCAACACGTTCTGGTGCCCGAACTGCCAGCGATGA
- a CDS encoding thermonuclease family protein, which yields MVWIGATRSDDAPAPVPSAAPAVPDRPAGAFPLTVRYVYDGDTIQAEMQQPNEVVTTSHPIRIRLIGIDTPEGTPALECWAAEARAHLGELLPEGSTVWAAPDRDTWDHYQRRLFHLWTDDGRFVNAELVIAGDAEAIRIQPNVGYFDLLAALEADAQSAGRGRWGACG from the coding sequence GTGGTGTGGATCGGCGCCACGCGCTCAGATGATGCTCCCGCACCGGTCCCGTCAGCTGCGCCGGCCGTCCCGGACCGCCCGGCGGGCGCCTTCCCGCTGACGGTGCGCTACGTCTACGACGGCGACACCATCCAGGCCGAGATGCAGCAGCCCAACGAGGTCGTCACCACGTCGCATCCCATCCGGATCCGTCTCATCGGGATCGACACCCCGGAGGGCACGCCGGCGCTGGAGTGCTGGGCCGCCGAGGCACGCGCGCACCTGGGCGAGCTCCTTCCCGAAGGATCGACGGTCTGGGCCGCGCCCGATCGGGACACGTGGGACCACTACCAGCGCCGGCTCTTTCATCTGTGGACCGACGACGGGCGCTTCGTCAACGCCGAACTGGTGATCGCGGGCGATGCCGAAGCGATCCGCATCCAGCCCAACGTCGGGTACTTCGACCTGCTCGCCGCTCTCGAGGCGGACGCGCAGAGCGCCGGCCGAGGCAGATGGGGCGCCTGTGGTTGA
- a CDS encoding DUF1304 domain-containing protein — protein MVAILATVFGALAALLHVYIFVMESVQWTQPRVWKRFGVADQSAADTTKPMAYNQGFYNLFLAIGAILGIVLFWAGGAGTVADVTGRTLVLFSLGSMLAASLVLITSGARYLRPALIQGTLPLIGFVLFLFA, from the coding sequence ATGGTGGCGATTCTGGCGACGGTCTTCGGGGCGCTGGCAGCGCTCCTGCACGTGTACATCTTCGTGATGGAGAGCGTGCAGTGGACGCAGCCGCGGGTGTGGAAGCGCTTCGGCGTCGCGGACCAGTCGGCCGCCGACACCACCAAGCCGATGGCCTACAACCAGGGCTTCTACAACCTGTTCCTGGCGATCGGGGCGATCCTGGGCATCGTGCTGTTCTGGGCGGGTGGTGCCGGAACCGTCGCAGACGTCACCGGGCGCACGCTTGTGCTCTTCTCGCTCGGCTCCATGCTCGCCGCCTCCCTCGTGCTGATCACCAGCGGTGCACGCTACCTGCGTCCAGCGCTCATCCAGGGCACGTTGCCGCTGATCGGCTTCGTGCTGTTCCTGTTCGCCTGA